In Chitinivorax sp. PXF-14, a single window of DNA contains:
- the aceE gene encoding pyruvate dehydrogenase (acetyl-transferring), homodimeric type: MAELPPDLDPQETREWLEALDAVIANEGGERAHFLLEKLIGEARQQGADIPFSANTQYVNTIPADQQPQFPGNTTIEHKIRAYTRWNAMAMVLRANKDTNVGGHIASFASGATLYDVGYNHFWHAPSDSHGGDLVFVQGHSAPGIYSRAFLLGRLTPEQMDSYRQEVGGKGLSSYPHPWLMPEFWQFPTVSMGLGPLMAIYQARFMKYLQDRGHATTDGRKVWAFCGDGEMDEPESMGAIGMAGREKLDNLVFVINCNLQRLDGPVRGNGKIIQELEADFRGAGWNVIKLVWGTKWDALLARDKKGILVKRMMECVDGEYQTMKSKDGAYVREHFFNTPELKELVADWSDKDVWDLNRGGHDPAKIYAAFKAASESKGQPTVILAKTVKGYGMGHAGEAMNITHQQKKMDLDAIRQFRDRFDIPVSDDKLEEVPYVTFPEGSPELEYMRGHRMALGGYLPARRRKSHSLEIPALSAFDTLLQASAEGREYSTTMAFVRMLNTLMKDKQVGKYVVPIVPDESRTFGMEGMFRQFGIWSQVGQNYVPQDADQLMFYKESKTGQILQEGINEPGAMCDWIAAGTAYSTHGVPMIPFYIYYSMFGFQRVGDLAWAAGDMRTRGFLLGGTAGRTTLNGEGLQHEDGHSHIQAGLIPNCVSYDPTFGYEVAVIVQDGLRRMYAEQQDVYYYITLMNENYAHPAMPAGAEAGIIKGMYQFKKGGDGNLRVQLLGSGTIFNEVIAAAELLRADWGVEADLWSCPSFNELARDGQATERWNMLHPAEAPRLSHVGECLKDAQGPVIAATDYIRLYAEQIRAHVPGKYTVLGTDGFGRSDTREQLRHFFEVNRYFITLAALKSLADEGKLDRSKVAQAMAKYGLDADKPAPWTV; the protein is encoded by the coding sequence ATGGCCGAACTCCCACCAGACCTCGACCCGCAAGAGACGAGAGAGTGGCTCGAAGCGTTGGACGCCGTCATTGCGAACGAAGGGGGCGAGCGCGCCCACTTCCTGCTCGAAAAACTGATTGGTGAAGCCCGCCAGCAAGGCGCGGACATCCCGTTCAGCGCCAACACGCAATACGTGAACACCATCCCGGCGGACCAGCAGCCGCAGTTCCCCGGCAATACCACGATCGAGCACAAGATCCGCGCCTACACGCGCTGGAACGCCATGGCCATGGTGCTGCGCGCGAACAAGGACACCAACGTCGGCGGCCATATCGCCTCGTTCGCCTCGGGCGCGACGCTGTACGACGTCGGCTACAACCACTTCTGGCATGCACCGAGCGACAGCCACGGCGGCGACCTCGTGTTCGTACAGGGCCACTCGGCGCCGGGCATCTATTCGCGTGCCTTCCTGCTGGGCCGCCTGACACCGGAGCAGATGGACAGCTACCGCCAGGAAGTCGGCGGCAAGGGCCTCTCCAGCTACCCGCACCCGTGGCTGATGCCGGAGTTCTGGCAGTTCCCGACCGTATCGATGGGCCTGGGCCCCTTGATGGCGATCTACCAGGCCCGCTTCATGAAATACCTGCAGGACCGTGGCCACGCCACCACCGATGGTCGCAAGGTATGGGCCTTCTGCGGCGACGGCGAGATGGACGAGCCGGAATCGATGGGCGCAATCGGCATGGCCGGCCGCGAGAAGCTCGACAATCTGGTGTTCGTCATCAACTGTAACCTGCAGCGCCTGGACGGCCCGGTGCGCGGCAACGGCAAGATCATCCAGGAACTCGAAGCGGACTTCCGCGGCGCCGGCTGGAACGTGATCAAGCTGGTATGGGGCACCAAGTGGGACGCCCTGCTCGCCCGCGACAAGAAGGGCATCCTGGTCAAGCGCATGATGGAATGCGTGGACGGCGAATACCAGACGATGAAGTCGAAGGACGGCGCCTACGTCCGCGAGCACTTCTTCAACACGCCGGAACTCAAGGAGCTGGTCGCCGACTGGTCCGACAAGGACGTGTGGGACCTGAACCGCGGCGGCCACGACCCGGCCAAGATCTACGCCGCCTTCAAGGCCGCGAGCGAGTCGAAGGGCCAGCCGACCGTGATCCTCGCCAAGACGGTGAAGGGCTATGGCATGGGCCATGCCGGTGAGGCGATGAACATCACCCACCAGCAGAAGAAAATGGATCTCGACGCGATCCGCCAGTTCCGCGATCGTTTCGACATCCCGGTGTCGGACGACAAGCTCGAGGAAGTGCCCTACGTCACCTTCCCCGAAGGCTCGCCCGAGCTCGAATACATGCGCGGCCACCGCATGGCGCTGGGCGGCTACCTGCCGGCCCGCCGCCGCAAGTCGCACTCGCTCGAAATCCCGGCACTGTCGGCATTCGACACGCTGTTGCAAGCCTCGGCCGAAGGCCGCGAATACTCGACCACCATGGCCTTCGTGCGCATGCTCAACACGCTGATGAAGGACAAGCAGGTCGGCAAGTATGTCGTGCCCATCGTGCCCGACGAATCGCGCACCTTCGGCATGGAAGGCATGTTCCGCCAGTTCGGTATCTGGAGCCAGGTAGGCCAGAACTACGTGCCGCAGGATGCCGACCAGCTGATGTTCTACAAGGAATCGAAGACCGGCCAGATCCTGCAGGAAGGCATCAACGAGCCGGGCGCGATGTGCGACTGGATCGCCGCCGGTACCGCCTACAGCACGCATGGCGTGCCGATGATTCCGTTCTACATCTACTACTCGATGTTCGGCTTCCAGCGCGTTGGCGACCTGGCCTGGGCGGCGGGCGACATGCGCACCCGTGGCTTCCTGCTCGGCGGCACCGCTGGCCGCACCACACTGAATGGCGAAGGCCTGCAGCACGAAGACGGCCACTCGCACATCCAGGCCGGCCTGATCCCGAACTGCGTCAGCTACGACCCGACCTTCGGCTACGAAGTCGCCGTGATCGTGCAGGACGGCCTGCGCCGCATGTATGCCGAGCAGCAGGACGTTTACTACTACATCACGCTGATGAACGAGAACTACGCGCACCCGGCCATGCCGGCCGGTGCCGAGGCCGGCATCATCAAGGGCATGTACCAGTTCAAGAAGGGCGGCGACGGCAACCTGCGCGTGCAGCTGCTGGGCTCCGGCACCATCTTCAACGAAGTCATCGCCGCAGCCGAGCTGCTCAGGGCCGATTGGGGCGTCGAAGCCGACCTGTGGTCCTGCCCGAGCTTCAACGAACTGGCCCGCGACGGCCAGGCCACCGAGCGCTGGAACATGCTGCACCCGGCCGAAGCGCCGCGCCTGTCGCACGTCGGCGAATGCCTGAAGGATGCGCAAGGCCCGGTCATCGCCGCCACCGACTACATCCGCCTCTACGCCGAGCAGATCCGCGCCCACGTGCCGGGCAAGTACACGGTACTGGGCACCGACGGCTTCGGTCGCTCGGATACGCGTGAACAGCTGCGCCACTTCTTCGAGGTCAACCGCTACTTTATCACGCTCGCCGCGCTGAAGTCGCTCGCCGACGAAGGCAAGCTCGACCGCAGCAAGGTAGCGCAAGCGATGGCCAAGTACGGGCTCGACGCCGACAAACCGGCGCCGTGGACAGTGTAA
- a CDS encoding FAD-linked oxidase C-terminal domain-containing protein, which translates to MLRALQAAAPQLALLSDTEDTRPYECDGLSAYRETPWIVALPTSEAEVVAVLQTCAAQGVPVVARGAGTGLSGGALPLSNGVLLSLARLNRIVALDPLGRTARVQPGVRNLAISEAAAPHGLYYAPDPSSQIACSIGGNVAENAGGVHCLKYGLTVNNILRLRVVTIDGEVLDIGSEALDSPGFDLLALMIGSEGLLGVVTEVTVKLLPRPELAQVALAAFASVEAAGDAVAAIIAAGIIPAGLEMMDKPATAAAEAFVHAGYPLDAEAILLCEADGTPEEVADEIARVTALLRDCGASEIRVSQSEAERMKFWAGRKGAFPAAGRLSPDYYCMDGTIPRKALARVLRGIAELSREFGLRCVNVFHAGDGNLHPLILYDASKPEQLHRAEAYGARILELCVEVGGTITGEHGVGMEKINQMCVQFAAAELMLFHAIKHAFDPAELLNPGKAIPTLHRCAEYGAMHVHHGQLPYPELPRF; encoded by the coding sequence ATGCTGCGCGCGCTGCAAGCGGCCGCGCCGCAACTCGCGCTGCTGAGCGACACCGAAGATACCCGCCCGTATGAATGCGACGGCCTGTCGGCCTATCGCGAGACCCCGTGGATCGTGGCGCTGCCAACGAGCGAGGCCGAGGTGGTGGCGGTGCTGCAGACCTGCGCGGCACAGGGCGTGCCGGTGGTGGCGCGTGGCGCCGGTACAGGCCTGTCGGGCGGCGCCCTGCCGCTGTCCAACGGTGTGCTGCTGTCGCTGGCCCGGCTCAACCGCATCGTGGCGCTCGACCCGCTGGGTCGCACCGCGCGGGTGCAGCCCGGCGTGCGCAATCTGGCGATCTCCGAGGCGGCCGCGCCGCACGGCCTCTACTATGCGCCCGACCCGTCGAGCCAGATCGCCTGCAGCATCGGCGGCAACGTGGCCGAAAACGCCGGCGGTGTGCATTGCCTCAAGTATGGCCTCACCGTGAACAACATCCTGCGCCTGCGCGTGGTGACCATCGACGGCGAGGTGCTCGACATCGGCTCGGAGGCGCTCGACAGCCCCGGCTTCGACCTGCTGGCGCTGATGATAGGCTCGGAAGGGCTGCTCGGCGTGGTCACCGAAGTCACCGTCAAGCTGCTGCCACGCCCCGAGCTCGCGCAGGTAGCGCTGGCGGCGTTTGCCAGCGTCGAGGCAGCCGGCGACGCGGTGGCGGCCATCATCGCCGCCGGCATCATCCCGGCCGGCCTCGAAATGATGGACAAGCCCGCGACAGCGGCGGCCGAGGCCTTCGTGCACGCGGGCTATCCGCTCGATGCCGAGGCCATCCTGCTGTGCGAAGCCGACGGCACGCCGGAGGAGGTGGCCGACGAAATCGCGCGCGTGACCGCGCTGCTGCGTGATTGCGGTGCAAGCGAGATCCGCGTGTCGCAATCGGAGGCAGAGCGCATGAAGTTCTGGGCCGGCCGCAAGGGTGCCTTTCCCGCCGCCGGGCGGCTGAGCCCCGATTACTACTGCATGGACGGCACGATCCCGCGCAAGGCCCTGGCGCGCGTGCTGCGCGGCATCGCCGAGTTGTCGCGCGAGTTCGGCCTGCGCTGCGTCAATGTGTTCCATGCCGGTGACGGCAACCTGCACCCGCTGATCCTCTACGATGCCTCGAAGCCGGAGCAGCTCCATCGCGCCGAGGCATACGGCGCCAGGATACTCGAGCTGTGCGTCGAGGTCGGCGGCACCATTACCGGCGAACACGGCGTGGGCATGGAGAAGATCAACCAGATGTGCGTGCAGTTCGCCGCAGCCGAGCTGATGCTGTTCCACGCGATCAAGCACGCCTTCGACCCCGCCGAGCTGCTGAACCCGGGCAAGGCGATCCCGACGCTGCATCGCTGCGCCGAATACGGCGCGATGCACGTCCACCACGGGCAGCTGCCGTATCCCGAGCTGCCGCGTTTCTGA
- the glcE gene encoding glycolate oxidase subunit GlcE, protein MLDPIIDAIRQAGAQRAPLQIRGGGSKDFYGEPPQGEVLDLSGYRGIVDYEPSELYLTARAGTPLAEVELALAECGQMLVFEPPHFGVGATVGGMVAAGLAGPRRAYAGAVRDYLLGVRLLDGRGDQLRFGGKVMKNVAGYDVSRLMAGSLGCLGVLTEVTLKIAPRPATELTLVFAMGQAEAIRRCNEWAGQALPLSATAWAEDRLWIRLSGAAPAVAQGRARLGGEAVADGEAFWHGLREQRLAFFAGAAPLWRLSLPAMASPLALDGVQLIEWGGALRWLRSHAAAEAVRATAHSAGGHATLFRASDKTGGVFTPQAPALLALHRRLKQQFDPAGVFNRGRLYPDL, encoded by the coding sequence TTGCTCGATCCCATCATCGACGCCATCCGCCAGGCTGGCGCCCAGCGCGCCCCGCTGCAGATACGTGGCGGCGGTAGCAAGGATTTTTACGGCGAGCCGCCGCAGGGCGAGGTACTCGATCTGTCGGGCTATCGCGGCATCGTCGATTACGAGCCGAGCGAGCTGTATCTGACCGCCCGTGCCGGCACGCCGCTCGCCGAGGTCGAGCTGGCGCTGGCCGAGTGCGGTCAGATGCTTGTCTTCGAGCCACCGCATTTCGGCGTCGGCGCGACTGTCGGCGGCATGGTGGCTGCGGGGCTGGCCGGCCCGCGCCGCGCCTATGCCGGCGCCGTACGCGACTACCTGCTCGGCGTCAGGCTGCTCGATGGCCGTGGCGACCAGCTCCGCTTCGGCGGCAAGGTGATGAAGAATGTCGCCGGCTACGATGTCTCGCGGCTGATGGCCGGCAGCCTTGGCTGCCTCGGCGTGCTGACCGAGGTGACGCTGAAGATCGCGCCACGGCCAGCCACCGAGCTGACGCTCGTCTTCGCGATGGGCCAGGCCGAGGCGATACGCCGCTGCAATGAATGGGCGGGGCAGGCGCTGCCGCTGTCCGCCACCGCATGGGCTGAAGATCGGCTGTGGATCAGGCTTTCCGGCGCCGCACCAGCAGTGGCCCAGGGCCGCGCCCGGCTGGGCGGCGAGGCGGTGGCCGATGGCGAGGCATTCTGGCACGGGCTGCGTGAGCAGCGCCTCGCCTTCTTCGCTGGCGCCGCGCCGCTGTGGCGCCTGTCGCTGCCTGCGATGGCATCCCCGCTGGCGCTCGATGGTGTCCAGCTGATCGAGTGGGGCGGCGCTTTGCGCTGGCTGCGCAGCCACGCGGCGGCCGAGGCGGTGCGCGCGACTGCTCATAGTGCCGGCGGCCATGCCACGCTGTTCCGCGCCAGCGACAAAACGGGCGGGGTGTTCACGCCGCAGGCACCCGCACTGCTGGCGCTGCATCGGCGCCTCAAGCAGCAGTTCGACCCGGCCGGGGTGTTCAATCGCGGCCGGCTCTATCCCGACCTCTGA
- the glcF gene encoding glycolate oxidase subunit GlcF, whose protein sequence is MHTELAPKFAHDPDAIEAAGLIQACVHCGFCNATCPTYQLRGDELDGPRGRIYLIKQMLEGREVTEKTQLHLDRCLTCRACESTCPSGVQYGHLVEAGRRVLDGEVGRIPELKFRRIWLNSVLPRGPWFALALRAGRLARPLLPRPLVRKIPTAMPVGRWPQRRHPRKMLLLDGCVQPAMAPAINAATARVLDRLGIELVRAAAAGCCGAVSQHLGFHQDGLDYARRNIDAWWPQLEADAEGIVITASGCGAQVKDYGYLLRDDPRYAERAARVSLLARDVAEVLAAEMPALRGLLRPVAGGTRLAFHAPCSLQHGQRLKDVVEPLLQAAGYELTPVADAHLCCGSAGTYSMLQPELAGQLRDNKVGALTAGSPVAIATANIGCLAFLQAASDTPVQHWVTLLDACLAG, encoded by the coding sequence ATGCACACCGAACTCGCCCCAAAATTCGCACACGACCCCGATGCCATCGAGGCCGCGGGCCTGATCCAGGCCTGCGTGCATTGCGGCTTCTGCAACGCCACCTGCCCGACCTACCAGCTGCGCGGCGACGAGCTCGACGGGCCGCGCGGCCGCATCTACCTGATCAAGCAGATGCTGGAAGGCCGCGAGGTGACCGAGAAGACGCAGCTGCACCTCGACCGCTGCCTCACCTGCCGTGCCTGCGAGAGCACCTGCCCGTCGGGCGTGCAGTATGGCCATCTGGTCGAAGCGGGCAGACGCGTGCTCGATGGCGAAGTCGGCCGCATCCCCGAGCTCAAGTTCCGCCGGATCTGGCTCAACAGCGTGTTGCCGCGCGGCCCGTGGTTTGCCCTGGCATTGCGGGCGGGGCGCCTGGCCCGGCCGTTGCTGCCGCGCCCGCTGGTGCGCAAGATACCCACAGCCATGCCGGTCGGCCGCTGGCCGCAGCGCCGTCATCCACGCAAGATGCTGTTGCTGGACGGCTGTGTGCAGCCGGCGATGGCGCCGGCCATCAACGCGGCGACCGCGCGCGTGCTCGACCGGCTTGGCATCGAGCTGGTCCGCGCCGCGGCGGCCGGCTGTTGTGGCGCGGTGAGCCAGCATCTGGGCTTTCACCAGGACGGGCTCGATTACGCCCGACGCAATATCGACGCCTGGTGGCCGCAGCTGGAAGCCGATGCCGAGGGCATCGTCATCACCGCGAGCGGCTGCGGCGCCCAGGTCAAGGATTATGGCTACCTGCTGCGGGACGACCCGCGCTATGCCGAGCGTGCGGCGCGCGTGTCGCTGCTGGCGCGCGACGTGGCCGAGGTGCTGGCCGCCGAGATGCCCGCGTTGCGCGGGCTGTTGCGGCCGGTGGCTGGCGGGACCCGGCTCGCCTTCCATGCGCCCTGTTCGCTCCAGCATGGGCAGCGGCTCAAGGACGTGGTGGAGCCGCTGCTGCAGGCCGCGGGCTACGAACTGACGCCGGTGGCCGACGCGCACCTGTGCTGCGGCTCGGCCGGCACCTATTCGATGCTGCAGCCCGAGCTGGCCGGCCAGTTGCGCGACAACAAGGTGGGGGCGCTCACGGCGGGCTCGCCGGTGGCGATCGCGACGGCCAATATCGGCTGCCTGGCCTTTCTGCAGGCCGCCTCCGATACACCCGTGCAGCATTGGGTGACGCTGCTCGACGCCTGCCTGGCCGGCTGA
- a CDS encoding methyl-accepting chemotaxis protein — MDWFWRTYTFIEKTFWNSLTKKLCSLGFVMLFQLLVLWAVWSAFGDFEAALKQAGMESASLARLQSQLNGAWYVVLSLTVLSLLFTGFMIWYLRYLIVRPIKLIIGIFNDIGAGEGDLSKDVPAITYDELRELSEAHNRFIGRLRDIISNVRKMTVHIAMESAKTLKNVRDSNQSAGTQDRLAQQVYQASTETTERIDNVNQRATALATTTADNLVMAKASYEELLDLTGRINQISLKVASFSGTVSALNERSTSVKSIVGLIKEISDQTNLLALNAAIEAARAGEAGRGFAVVSDEVRKLAERVRLATDDISSDIDMMLGQVNDTLRQTDEIKQDSAIANEVVSKSSQHFAKMVGDFEMAATSLQEIAGRMGEIAATNADVNQNVSQIHHLTLEVSTQMSRSEASTRDLSAVSDQVQELIGRFVVGVGDFDKAIQVVMGYRDRMAAKIGDIKRQGIDVFDQRYRAIQGTHPQKYHTAYDEQFATVFQREYDQLVKDVTGGKFALLVDSNGYGPSHNSWYSQAPTGNPETDLVNSRDKRLFNDTAGLKAAKNTLPFLLQTYLRDTGEIMTEIDLPVYVDGRHWGGLRFGFDPQMMLEG; from the coding sequence ATGGATTGGTTCTGGCGGACCTATACCTTCATCGAGAAAACATTCTGGAACTCGCTGACCAAGAAGCTGTGCAGCCTTGGTTTCGTGATGCTGTTCCAGTTGCTGGTGCTGTGGGCCGTGTGGTCCGCCTTTGGCGATTTCGAGGCGGCGCTCAAGCAGGCCGGCATGGAAAGCGCCAGCCTGGCCAGACTGCAATCCCAGCTCAATGGCGCCTGGTATGTGGTGCTGTCGCTGACCGTGCTGTCGCTGCTGTTCACCGGTTTCATGATCTGGTACCTGCGCTACCTGATCGTGCGCCCGATCAAGCTCATCATCGGTATCTTCAACGACATCGGCGCCGGCGAGGGCGATCTGTCGAAGGACGTGCCGGCCATCACCTACGACGAGCTGCGCGAACTGTCCGAAGCGCATAACCGCTTCATCGGACGGCTGCGCGACATCATCAGCAATGTGCGCAAGATGACCGTGCACATCGCGATGGAATCGGCCAAGACGCTCAAGAACGTGCGCGACTCGAACCAGAGTGCAGGCACGCAGGACAGGCTGGCGCAGCAGGTCTACCAGGCCAGCACCGAGACCACCGAACGCATCGACAACGTCAACCAGCGCGCGACGGCGCTGGCCACCACGACGGCCGACAACCTGGTGATGGCCAAGGCCTCGTACGAGGAGCTCCTGGACCTGACCGGCCGCATCAACCAGATCAGCCTGAAGGTCGCCAGCTTCAGCGGCACGGTGTCGGCGCTCAACGAGCGCTCGACCTCGGTCAAGAGCATCGTCGGGCTGATCAAGGAAATCTCCGACCAGACCAACCTGCTGGCGCTCAACGCCGCCATCGAGGCGGCGCGCGCGGGCGAAGCGGGGCGCGGCTTCGCGGTGGTGTCGGACGAGGTGCGCAAGCTTGCCGAGCGCGTGCGCCTGGCGACCGACGACATCTCGAGCGATATCGACATGATGCTGGGCCAGGTCAACGACACGCTGCGCCAGACCGACGAGATCAAGCAGGACAGCGCGATCGCCAACGAGGTGGTGAGCAAGTCGTCACAGCATTTCGCGAAAATGGTCGGCGACTTCGAAATGGCGGCGACGAGCCTGCAGGAAATCGCCGGGCGCATGGGCGAGATCGCGGCGACCAACGCGGATGTCAACCAGAACGTGTCGCAGATCCATCACCTGACCCTGGAAGTGTCGACGCAGATGTCGCGCTCCGAGGCCTCGACGCGCGACCTGTCGGCCGTGTCCGACCAGGTGCAGGAGCTGATCGGCCGCTTCGTGGTCGGCGTGGGCGACTTCGACAAGGCGATCCAGGTCGTGATGGGCTATCGGGACCGCATGGCGGCGAAGATCGGCGACATCAAGCGCCAGGGCATCGATGTGTTCGACCAGCGCTACCGGGCGATCCAGGGCACCCACCCGCAGAAATACCATACGGCCTACGACGAGCAGTTCGCCACCGTGTTCCAGCGTGAATATGATCAACTGGTCAAGGACGTGACGGGGGGCAAGTTCGCGCTGCTCGTCGACAGCAACGGCTATGGCCCGAGCCACAACAGCTGGTACTCGCAGGCGCCAACCGGCAACCCCGAGACGGACCTGGTGAACAGCCGCGACAAACGGCTGTTCAACGATACCGCAGGTCTGAAGGCCGCCAAGAACACCTTGCCCTTCCTGTTGCAGACCTATCTGCGCGATACGGGCGAGATCATGACCGAGATCGACCTGCCGGTGTACGTCGATGGGCGCCACTGGGGCGGCCTGCGCTTCGGCTTCGATCCGCAGATGATGCTGGAAGGGTAA
- a CDS encoding dihydrofolate reductase family protein has translation MRPLSLFISTSLDGYIASPDGSVDWLLSDQDYGYTAFYDSIDTVAMGRHTWEQLKAFGDYPYVGKRGVVFSRELGGQSDPNISFITAPAHEWLAEAKHQPGRTIWLMGGASLVDTCLQHDLIDEFILSIHPVLLGEGLPLFRAGGPRLALELIDSQHFSSGLVQLTYRRSR, from the coding sequence ATGCGTCCACTGAGCCTCTTCATCTCGACCAGCCTCGACGGCTACATCGCCAGCCCGGATGGCAGCGTCGACTGGCTGTTGTCGGACCAGGATTACGGCTACACCGCCTTCTACGACAGCATCGACACGGTCGCCATGGGGCGGCACACCTGGGAACAGCTCAAGGCCTTCGGCGACTATCCCTATGTCGGCAAGCGCGGCGTGGTGTTCTCGCGCGAGCTCGGCGGGCAGTCCGACCCGAACATCAGCTTCATCACCGCGCCGGCGCACGAGTGGCTGGCCGAGGCCAAGCACCAGCCGGGCCGCACGATCTGGCTCATGGGCGGCGCCTCGCTCGTCGATACCTGCCTGCAGCACGACCTGATCGACGAATTCATCCTCTCCATCCACCCGGTGCTGCTCGGCGAAGGCCTGCCACTGTTCCGTGCGGGCGGCCCGCGGCTCGCGCTGGAGCTGATCGACAGCCAGCATTTCAGCAGCGGCCTGGTGCAGCTGACTTACCGCCGCAGCCGCTGA
- a CDS encoding glutamine--tRNA ligase/YqeY domain fusion protein: MSSENTTPVVSNFIRSVIDDDLASGKHKAITTRFPPEPNGYLHIGHAKSICLNFGLALDYQGQCNLRFDDTNPEKESVEYAESIQETVKWLGFDWAGEVKWASDYFDQLYAYAEELIQAGKAFVCDLTPDEMRAYRGNFSEPGRNSPYRDRTAAENLDLFRRMKAGEFEDGSKTLRLKIDMASPNINLRDPVIYRIKRAHHIRTGDTWCIYPMYDYTHCISDALEHITHSLCTLEFEDHRPLYDWVLDNISIDNHPQQIEFSRLELLYALTSKRKLNQLVTENRVSGWDDPRMPTIAGMRRRGYSPAGIRLFAQRCGVSKSENVLEYSVLEGAVRETLEAEAPRVIAVLDPIKVTLNNFEPGVTGSRSAPFHPHHPEFGEREVPIAQTIYIERDDFAEVPPPGWQRLTPGGEVRLRYSYVIKCDEVIKDADGNVIELKCSLDPATLGQNPVGRKVKGVIHWISAEHAIEAEVRLYDRLFNEPRPDAVRGEDGNYVEFTRFLNAESLKTITGYVEACVRDAAPESRYQFERVGYFVTDRFDHQPGGKPVFNRTVGLKDSFAK; the protein is encoded by the coding sequence ATGAGCAGCGAAAACACCACGCCCGTCGTATCGAACTTCATCCGCAGCGTGATCGACGACGATCTCGCCAGCGGCAAGCACAAGGCCATCACCACCCGCTTCCCGCCCGAGCCGAACGGCTACCTGCACATCGGCCACGCCAAGTCGATCTGCCTCAACTTCGGCCTCGCGCTCGATTATCAGGGCCAGTGCAACCTGCGCTTCGACGACACCAACCCGGAGAAGGAGTCGGTCGAATACGCCGAGTCGATCCAGGAAACCGTGAAATGGCTGGGCTTCGACTGGGCCGGCGAGGTCAAGTGGGCATCGGATTATTTCGACCAGCTCTACGCCTATGCCGAAGAGCTGATCCAGGCCGGCAAGGCATTCGTGTGCGACCTGACGCCGGACGAGATGCGCGCCTACCGCGGCAACTTCTCCGAGCCGGGCAGGAACAGCCCCTACCGTGATCGCACGGCGGCCGAGAACCTCGACCTGTTCCGCCGCATGAAGGCAGGCGAATTCGAGGACGGCAGCAAGACGCTACGCCTCAAGATCGACATGGCCTCGCCCAACATCAACCTGCGCGACCCGGTCATCTACCGCATCAAGCGGGCGCACCACATCCGCACCGGCGACACCTGGTGCATCTACCCGATGTACGACTACACCCACTGCATCTCCGATGCGCTGGAACACATCACGCACAGCCTGTGCACGCTCGAGTTTGAAGACCACCGCCCGCTGTACGACTGGGTGCTCGACAACATCAGCATCGACAACCATCCGCAGCAGATCGAATTCTCGCGGCTCGAACTGCTCTACGCGCTGACCTCGAAGCGCAAGCTCAACCAGCTCGTGACCGAAAACCGGGTGAGCGGCTGGGACGACCCGCGCATGCCCACCATCGCCGGCATGCGCCGCCGCGGCTACTCGCCGGCCGGCATCCGCCTGTTCGCACAGCGCTGCGGCGTGTCGAAGAGCGAAAACGTGCTCGAATACTCGGTGCTCGAAGGCGCCGTACGCGAAACGCTCGAAGCCGAGGCACCGCGCGTGATCGCCGTGCTCGACCCGATCAAGGTCACGCTGAACAACTTCGAGCCCGGTGTCACCGGCTCGCGCAGCGCGCCTTTCCACCCGCATCACCCCGAGTTCGGCGAGCGCGAGGTGCCGATCGCGCAGACCATCTACATCGAGCGCGACGACTTTGCCGAAGTGCCACCGCCGGGCTGGCAGCGCCTGACACCGGGCGGCGAAGTGCGCCTGCGCTACAGCTACGTGATCAAGTGCGACGAGGTAATCAAGGACGCCGACGGTAACGTCATCGAACTCAAGTGCTCGCTCGACCCGGCCACGCTGGGCCAGAACCCGGTCGGCCGCAAGGTCAAGGGCGTGATCCACTGGATCAGCGCCGAGCATGCGATCGAGGCCGAGGTGCGGCTCTACGACCGCCTGTTCAACGAGCCGCGCCCCGACGCGGTGCGTGGCGAAGACGGCAACTATGTCGAGTTCACGCGCTTCCTCAATGCCGAGTCGCTGAAGACGATCACCGGCTATGTCGAGGCCTGCGTGCGCGATGCGGCACCCGAGTCGCGCTACCAGTTCGAGCGCGTCGGCTATTTCGTGACCGACCGCTTCGACCACCAGCCGGGCGGCAAGCCGGTGTTCAACCGCACTGTGGGCCTGAAGGACAGCTTCGCCAAGTAA
- a CDS encoding DMT family protein yields the protein MFTPTVQAALLLTASNVFMTFAWYAHLRNMAQNPWYIAAIASWGIALFEYLLQVPANRIGHQALNLSQLKIMQEVITLSVFIPFAVFYMHQPFKWDYVWAAACMMGAVYFMFR from the coding sequence ATGTTCACACCCACCGTGCAGGCAGCCTTGCTGCTGACGGCCTCCAACGTCTTCATGACCTTCGCCTGGTACGCCCACCTGCGCAATATGGCGCAAAACCCTTGGTATATAGCAGCCATCGCGAGCTGGGGCATTGCCTTGTTCGAATACCTGCTGCAGGTGCCGGCCAACCGCATCGGCCATCAAGCGCTGAACCTGTCGCAACTGAAGATCATGCAGGAGGTCATCACCCTCTCGGTGTTCATTCCGTTTGCCGTGTTCTACATGCACCAGCCCTTCAAGTGGGATTATGTCTGGGCGGCAGCCTGCATGATGGGCGCGGTCTACTTCATGTTCCGCTGA